The genomic segment AGCACTGGCCAGGGCTTGTCTGGAACAGCTCTGTATCTTTGGACTGTGGCTACTCCAGAGCTGCTGGGACTTGCTCCTTCATCCTCTGGCTCTTTTTTCCCAGAGGCACTATTGCTGCCTGGAGTCTTTAGGCCCTGGGCAGCTCTTGGCAAATATGCCTTCTTGTTACTGTTACAGTGAAGCCTCTTGCAGGGGCAATATTAAATGAAACACTTATGGTGTCGTATGCTTCCATATGGTGTTTACAGGCCCAGTGGGAGGGCTGGTGTGTTGATTAGTGTGTGTGTGAGTCACAAGTCTCTCAGGGCACAGAAAATGGTGAGCTGCCTTGACAAGCAAGGGAATCTTCATGAGCCTGTGCCTCTCATGTCTGCAGCCTAAAACTCTTGGGAGGAATATGTGGTCTGTCAGGCCATTTCCAGCTTTACTTCGACAAGGAGaaatctttcctcttccttctgtcaTCCTCCTGTCATGTCCTGACCTAGCCCATTGCTTCTCCAGCATCTCAGTAACAGCTTCTTTGCTGGAGATCCTCGAGCAGTGAGGATCAATCTCCTTGGAAGCCTACCTCTATCCCCTGGAATTGCAGGTTGCTAGGCTGTTTTCACTGGTGTGCAAGAGTCTTGACAAATTCATATGCACTATGGTGGGAGCCCAGGATAGGTAGGAGAGACTGAGACTCCATGGTGGGGGTTGCAGATCCCCTTTCAAATGTCTCCTGAGGAAGATGGTGGGATCTAGTCTTGTTATGCACCAACATGCACATGTATAACCTCAGCTTGTTGTAAGGAAGCTGAAATCTTGTGCTGGAGGTGGTACTCCTTTCCCTTTGCGCTTTGCCTGTATGTTATTCAGTAAAACAGCTTGGCGTTTGTGCATTCACCCTGTGTACTTTCCAGTTATCCTTATGTTCTTACTAACTTTTACACTTTCATTAGGTCTTTTGCTTGCTCTTACAAGCAAATGCTGTTTAACTGCTTCCTGCAGAAGCTGTAAAGCACTGTTCACCTGCTTGCCTTTGCTAGAACCACAGAGGTGGTATTTGTTAAATGTCTCCTGTGTACCCCAACTGCAGTTTGTTGGGGGAAGGCATCTGCTACCGCCCAGGTTAGGACCACTCTCCTGTGTAAGTGTCCTTAAATCCAAATCTTTCTGTACAAGCTCCCGACACGGATTCAAGGTAGTCTCCTTCCTGCTTGTTTTTAATTCCGATAAAATACCATTAtatcgagagagagagagagagagagagagagagagaccaaaaACTTGCCTGACCTTTCCCAAAATACATAACCATGCACACTCACTTACATTGTTCAGTTCTGTGCAACCACCCCACTTCACGTTGTCAGTGGCTTCAAAACCGTTCTTTTGGGTCAGTTAGGGTGTCTTTAGTAGTGCACAGACAATCTGTAAGCAGGTTACGCACAATTCTCACATCAATCCTGCTTTCAAGGGTTTTGGTTTTCAGCTCAAATGACATCCTGCATTCAGTAGCATTACTCTAATCCAAAGTACTAGAAAACCAAACAATTTATATTCAGTATGGTTTTATCAAGAGGTATGATTCCAAAAATACTCACAAAAAAAATAGTATGTAATAATACCGTAATCTGTATTACTAATAACACAGTAATTGCACAAAATATTAGGTAACATACTAAATGCTGAAGGACTACAAAAGACTTGATTCCACTGAAAATTACTAAAGTAGCACTTTTGTTTTGCCCAGTTCTGCACACCCAAGCAGGGGGATACAGGTGCATAACACAAAATTCCTGCTTGTAAAGTGTGGTCTCAATTTTAAAGTGTTTGACATACAATACATGCTTTTCacagaactaaagaaaaaaaacagttttcaaatcagAGGACTTCTTTACAGTGATGGATATCAGCTGCAATTTTTTTGAACAAAACACATTAGTCAAACTTTTTTTATACCAACCTAGTCAGTTCCTTGATAATAAAAAGAACCTTTTCAATAGATTAATAGATGATTGCATATTATTTCTCCCTATAACTGAGGACCCCAAGTTTCCATGACATGCAATTTTCTACCTATCCCAAGACCATCAATTTAAGCACAGATGTCCTAAAATATTCCCAATACAATACTCTGAGAAGGAACAGTCTTTCTAGTCACAATGATGTAAAGCTACACAAACTGTTAAAGTACAATtatgggaaataatttctatACTTAATTGATTCACCTTTTCTTCTTGTGTGCTCAAAATAAGATCctttataaatatacacacagagAGACACATTAGCTACACAAACATTGCATGCAATTATCAGTGATCTGTTACACATGATCACCATTAACATCCAGCCTCGCCAGGAGAAATGAGGTTGCTCTTGCTCGGCAGTGGAGACACCTTTAAATCAGTTTTGTTATTACCCCAGTTTCGTATTACTCTCGGGCGTCTAACTTCAGCTGCGGTAACTGATCCAGGGGAAGGAAAAGCCTGGTATCTTTCCCCTTCCACCTAAggttataaaacaaaaacagctgaagCCAAGCAGCAGATACTTAACACTATCTACAGGGTCGGAATGGATTATTTACGCTCATGTGCTACCTGTGGAAGACAAAATAACAGAGTTTGTTATTAATAGATATCCTAGTCACCCAGGCAAGAACTTCTCCCTCTGCAGGAGTTTATAGCGGTATTGAGGGTGTGCTCACTAgcatttttgttccctttttcttATCCAATCTGTTAGGTATTATTCCTAACACCTGTTCACCAGTCACCTGTCTGTGTTTGGTAACTGTTGGGGCTctctgttactttaaaaaaaagaaaagaaaaagaaaaaaaggcaaacctTGTGTCTTTGGCAGTTGTTACCTTTATGTATAGATTTTCATCATCACGTTTTAGTCCTATAAGAAATGCTGGGTGTAACATAAGCGTTATGGCCGGTGGCTGAGCTTCACGTGCAGgcggccgtgccgtgccgtgccctcGTTCTTGCCGACGCCAGTTAACAGCCCTGCTGTCCCGACTCCTTCCGGAGCCCCACGCTCGCCAAAGGCCGCTGCTGGCCTCCGGGGCGGCTCTGGCAGGTTCCGCCCGGGCGGGAGGGTCAGACccagcccggctctgcccggACCGCGCTCAGCTGCTCCGGCACAAGGCTCGCCAGAGCCCCCGGCCACGCTGGGGCCCCGCAGGGTGCCGAGCCGCGGGGGCACCCgatccggcccggcccggcccggcccggcccggcccgcggggagcCAGCGCCGACGGCCCCGCCGCACAGGGCAGCGTCACCCCGCGCCCGCGGCTCGGTCCTGCCGCAGCCGCCCTGGTCGCCGGCAGCGAGGTGGCCCCAGGCAGCGCTGGAGCCGGGACGCAGCGGGAGCCCGCCGGACAGGTGAAGAGGCATGCATCCATCCCGCCAcgctccccctccccgcgcccccagtCAATACGTCTCTCTCCGATGGGAAAGTTAATAAATTTAGCTCTAGATTAAAAGTATCGATCATTTCATTTGTAAGCGATAAATAACCGGGGGCAACGCTGggcggcccgcggggcagcggctgcgggctctggctgcagcagccctgcagcccgcgggggccgggggccctcATATGCATTCTGCCCGGATGCCGGCATTGATTTGCTATTAGTCTCCCCGCACCACCCAGTAGCACATCATTCCCGGAGCCGCTATTAATGGCCTTTTGATAAATAATCACTTGTAAGTCAATAAATTTTTATTAAACAGTGTGGCGCTTTGATTTATGAAAATCCGACGGGGTTTGTCTGGGAGAAAAGCGATGCGGAATTGAAGCAGAGCCACTATCCATCTGCCTGCCAGGCTGCCCTGCCTGCGCTCGCCACCCTCAAGCCCACGCGGCGGCTGCGAGGAGGCGGCCGGAGAGCCGGGACCGGGAAGCACCGGCTCCGTGGGGCGCGCGTGGCCGGCACTGTGCGCTCCCCAGCTCTGCAACGCGCGCTGCGCAAGCTCGGCCCCCCGCACTCCGCGAGCTCTGCCCCACGCACTGCTGGTGCTCTGCCCCACACGCTGCTGGTGCTCTGCCCCCCCCGCACTCCGCAAGCTCTGCCTCACACGCTGCTggtgctctgccccccccccccccccccaacgcacTGCGCAAGCTCTGCCCCACACACTGCTGGTGCTCTGCCCCATGCACTGCGCAAGCTCTGCCTCACACACCGCTGGTGCTCTGCCCCACATGCTGCTGGTGCTCTGCCCCGTGCGCTCCCCAAGTTCCTGACCCCAGGtctgtcccctgccccacagcagcacagctggccCCAGCTGCGGGCGCAGGCGGGACGGGGGCAGAGCTGGACACTCACCGCCAGCGGCTCCGCACGGGCGGCCTGCGCACGGCTggcccgggcccggcgccgcaCAGAGAGATGCTGATGGCCGGCGCGGGAGCGGGACACGGTGCTGCGGGATCCgagctggggcagagcggcgggaggggagggggctgccgggcgcagcgcgggCCCCTGGGCTGAGCGGCACCGCTCCGTGGGCCcggccggaggcggcggcggcgaggggcagcCCGGCTGCAGCTGCGATTTGTCACTCTCCCGGCTGCAGCAGGCCCTTTGCCACCTGCTTTATTTGTCTCCTGGCCCTGACGTGGCATCAGACAGGTGTTAAACTACTTAATcactttaaaattgttttaattttctgttttgtattgaTCTCCACAGCACCAATTAATCAGCTCACTGGACCAGGCAGTTAGTACATTAAAAATTGTCAGCCACGCTGGGCAGCttagaaaatgtcaaaaaaatatCCCGACAGCAGCCCGGCACTTCTCTCCCGGTGCAGAGCCCCTGCCAAGGGCCTGCTCTGCCCACGGACAAGTGACGCGGCCTCTCCAGCCCCGGCGGAGAGGAGCCGGGGGTGTGTGGCCTCGCGGGAGCCCCTCGGCCTCGCGGGAGCCGCCAGCAGGCACCGTGCCGGGCCGGCGGCCTTCGTCACCCGGTGTCGCGCATCCCCCGGAGCCGCCCATCCCCCGGAGCCGCCCTTGCAAGGGGGCTTTGGCACCGCCACCGCGTGGGATCTGCCCATtgcgggggccgagccggggtgtgtgtggggggggacatGCCCCAGCCTTGCTGGGGGCAGGACAGGGACCCCCGGGGAGGGGCTGCAGCAAggccggggctcccggtgcagcccccggcccgggagcagcgggacgcggcggcggcggggccccgggggggcgacGGGGCAGGGCTGCATCCCGGGCCGAGCGCCCCGGCGCCGCGTGTCCCGGCCGCTGCCCGGGTGCTGGGgcggccgcgccgagccgagcgcTGCAGCCGCTTATCTGCTATCGATTTCCGCGCGGCAGCGGGGCTCTTTGCTCGCACCTGGCGGCGCTTCGCCGGCTCCCGCCGGGCCGCtgccgagccccgcggccggcgggcagATGCGAGACCCCGGCCCGCCCAGGCCCGgcccagctcggctcggctcggctcggccggCGCCCGCCGTGGGCAGCGGCCGGGGCTCCCCACGCGTGTGCGgaggcgcggggcgcggcgccgcgggggggggggggggggcaaacacgCCGGGGCTATCGACGCGGCATCAATCCTGCGGCCCCGACAGGTGAATGGGCTCGCGCTCGCGCTGCTAAGATAAATGATATTTATTCGCTGCTAATAGGTTCCTACAAGAGGCCCCAACGAGGGACTTTTGAACCGGCAGCTctcgcggcgcggcgcgccccgGCCGGGAGGTGCCCGGGAAGGTTCCCGTTCCCCCCCAACCCGTGCTCAGCCGGGGGCAGGAGCGGagccccacggggggggggggcaggagcggAGCCCCACGGGGCCAGGCTGGGAACGGGGCTCAGCCCCGGGCTCATGGGCTGCAGGTCCCGCCAGCCTCCCACCTGCACACCCCTTCCCCAGGCCACGTGCacggcccctgccccacacacagcTCCTGCCCCACATATGGTCCCTGACCCACATATGGTCCCTGCCCCACACATGGcccctgtcacacacacacagctcctgccccacacatggcccctgccccacacatggCCCCTGTCACACACAAAGCCCCTGCCCCCCACACACAGCTCCTGCCCCACAcatggcccctgccccacacacagcccctgccccacatacggtccctgccccacacacagcccagccccacacacatagcccagccccacatgcagcccccccccccccgccctggctGCGCACCATGAAACACGGGACTCGCCTGGGGCTGGGACCTTTATTTCACCAGCGCTGACGGGGCAACGGCGCTGACGCCTGCCCCCAGCCTGGCCGAGCGCACCGCGACCCCCGGGCAGCACCGGCGACGGACGGGGCCATGGGGGCCGTGGCCTCTGCGACGTGGCCTCCCGTTCCCCCTCCCGGGGCTGGGCTTGGCCACCGCGGGAGAGGCTCTGTGATCAGGGACGGCTCCCGGGGCCCgggatggctcccaagggcaggAACATGCCCCCACCCACGCCAACGCgagggcagggctggcggccCCACAGCCGCGGCGGGCAGTGCGTGCCAAGGTGCCGGgaccggcggcggcagcgctcaGCCGCTGTGCGAGCCCAAGCCGAGCACCGAGAAGGCGGCACGGTGCTTCCGCAGCAGCAGCCGGATCTTCTCGTCGTCCGAGTCAGGGTCCAGGGGCTTGTTGTACTCGTCGTCCTCGGTCTCAGAGGCTGCCCGCTCCCCACCCGCACCCCCGGCCCgctgtgaggaagaggagggctccAGGGCGCTCTTCTTCCTCCACTTGGTCCGGCGGTTCTGGAACCACACCTGCACCCGCGGTGCCGGCACCGTCAGCGGTGCCGTCGGTGGCTGCCGCCTCGTGCCCGGGCAGGCCGGCCCTGCCGGACCGCACTCACCTTCACCTGGGACTCCGTCATGCCGAGGGAATAGGCCAGCCGGGCACGCTCCGGCCCCGCCAGGTACTTGGTCTGCTCAAAAGTTTTCTCCAGCGCAAAGATCTGGTGGCCCGTGAAGGTCGGGCGCGTGTGCTTCTTCTTGTGGATGCTGTCGGCCAGGTGGGCCGGGGCTGCGGAGGGAGGAGCGGGTCAGCACCAGGCTCCCCGCAGCCTGCAagccctgccccagcaccagccatcCCGCCCCCGCGCTCCCCTCTGGACCCCATGTGCCCCACGGCGGTGGCCCGTCCCGGGCGGGCGGCACTGCCCTCCGAGCCAGCCCAGCGCTGCCGGAGCCAGGCTGCGCCCACCCGCTGCATCGCGCCCGTCTCCCGCAGCAGGGCATGGCCCGGTGCTGCGTCCTGCCCTCGCCTCGCCGGGTGCATGGCCAGGGAGcaggcggcggtgccgggcgcctcggcccctcgccccaggcgcagcccagggctgcagctgctcgGCTGGCAGTGCCCGGCCTTGCCCAGGgctcccggggctgcgggggggctccGTGCCGGGAGGGGGGTCCCCGCAGCGCTGCTCCGGGAATGCCGACGGCagctcctccccccccgcccggggccatGGCTCTGCCCttctgtcccgtcccgtcccgtcccatccagGCCGGGCCCCCGCTTCGGGCTGCGGCTCGCCTCGGGGCTGAGCAAGGAGTTAACCCCTGCTCGTGGACCGACCCTGCTCCATCCACGCAGCGGGAGACCGCCGCGGGCAGGCAAACACCGGCCgcgcgggcgctggggccggggccgttCCAGCCGTGCCCACACAGGACAGCGGGAAGAGCCGGCCGCAGCCCTGCccgcgccggtgccggtgcccgcggcgatgcccgcccgcccgccgcgccgcgctgtaCTTACGGCCGCCGCACTGCCGGCTGCCGCGCCAGTCCGGGGCGGCCTCCGCCCAGCAgctccggccccgcggcaggTACTCGCCGCCGGCCTTGGGGAAGGCCCCCACCTGGGGCCCATAGTAGACGCCCTGGGAGCTCAGTCCGCCAAATCCGCCCGCGTGGGGGTAGCCGGGCAGGAGGCCGCCGCTCGGCGTCGCCGCGGGCCGGCTGAGGATGTCGGAGATGCCGTGCGGGGTGCCCGCGGCCAGCTGGGCGCCCAGCGCTGGGGCTCCCAGCTTGTAGAAGGAGCTCTGGACCGAGTACTGGCACACGGGCGCCTTGGCCTCGGGGAAGGGGCCCAGCGCCGGCCCGTTGAGCAGGAAGGTGCTGGGTAGGTTGGCGTCCATGGCGCCGTGAGCTGCCGCCCGCGCGCGGCAGCCCTAGAGCCTGGCGCCCCGCTGCCGCGAGGAGCGGCCCATCCCGGAGCCGTCGGGCCCGGGTGTCCACCCGGCCGGCGCCTCGCCGGCGGTGCCGCGGCGGCCCGGGGTCCCGGGCAGGCTGGCGCGGGTGCCGGTGGGGACGGCGGCGGGTGGCGGGCGGGCGGTGGGAGGGGAGCGGGCGGCCCAGGCTGACCCACACCCGACGCGCCACCAGCACCAGACACTCAAC from the Dromaius novaehollandiae isolate bDroNov1 chromosome 26, bDroNov1.hap1, whole genome shotgun sequence genome contains:
- the NKX6-3 gene encoding homeobox protein Nkx-6.3, whose product is MDANLPSTFLLNGPALGPFPEAKAPVCQYSVQSSFYKLGAPALGAQLAAGTPHGISDILSRPAATPSGGLLPGYPHAGGFGGLSSQGVYYGPQVGAFPKAGGEYLPRGRSCWAEAAPDWRGSRQCGGPPAHLADSIHKKKHTRPTFTGHQIFALEKTFEQTKYLAGPERARLAYSLGMTESQVKVWFQNRRTKWRKKSALEPSSSSQRAGGAGGERAASETEDDEYNKPLDPDSDDEKIRLLLRKHRAAFSVLGLGSHSG